In Spodoptera frugiperda isolate SF20-4 chromosome 31, AGI-APGP_CSIRO_Sfru_2.0, whole genome shotgun sequence, the genomic window ATAGGTTGGTAGAGCGCAAtgatattacttttaatttaaattattacttagaattataaaaagaaagaaacttTTCTCGAGATCTAAGAGAGTTTGAACACAGAGTATGTTTTTCGccaaaaattaagataaatttaTCAATAGAACGCACTGTACGTAGACGATAACCTTGAGAATGACTTTATTATTTGTACGTGTTATAAACACAGGGGTTAATCACCGATGAAATTGCCCATCTTATATATtcttcatacatataatatatgtttatttttttctttgtttcagaATCTTTGTCAATAGATCGCTGCATCTCGAAAATGTTAAATTTTATGGCTTTGATATGGACTACACCTTAGCTGGTATGTTTAAACTCATATAATGATTAAATGTATCGTAGCCATAGGCATCAATGATATTGCCAGCGTGAATTTATTCTATCTTacactattttatataaacatacatttcCACAATACTCCTATaggatatatatattttatggaataggtgggaCACGAGCAGAcgagttacctgatggtaagcgatcagcgccgaccatggacacccgcaacaccagaggatttTAGATGTTCATTACCCATTTTAAGAAAATTTGACCAATTCTGATACAGAGAACgtgaataaatatatattaaggATATAGGATAGGATTAAGTTTATAACTTAACACCGAATTATCTTTTTCAGAATATAAGTCTCCAGCGTATGAAACATTAGGATTTAATTTGACCAAAGAAAGATTAGTGCACAAAGGTTACCCTGAAGAAATATTAGAGTTTGAATATGATCCTTCTTTTCCAGTTAGGTAAGCTACTTTGCAATAAAATGTGTTGAGAATTCATTTAACGTTTAAGGGattatactaaatattattttgttttcagagGTCTATGGTTTGATACGTTATACGGAAACCTACTAAAAGTAGATGCCTATGGTAATATTTTAGTGTGTGTACATGGATTTGAATTCTTAAAGCAGTGAGTATATTTAtgataataactattattcatAACAAGTTTTTTGTGTCCCATACACAATTGTATAGATTTTAGCACAACGTTAATTGAATGTAAACGTTGCCATGTATACGGGCTCCTGGTATTTAGCGCTCGAAACATTGTTGCTATCTAAGCGTGACGTCAGTCGACCTTTCTGCATTATCAATTAATTGTACCCGTATAGAACGGTTTATTTGCACCTACACTCTAATGAGTAAATGATTTTTAAAGGTACATTTCTTTGCCAAATCCTAAATCTTATGAGAAAATGTGTggttgtaataaaatgttttttcttttcagcTCACAAGTATACGAATTGTATCCCAATAAGTTCTTAACATTAGATGAATCCAGGGTATATGTCCTGAACACGTTGTTCAACTTGCCAGAAACTTATCTAATAGCCTGCCTGATAGACTACTTCACCAATTCACCACAGTACACAAGGTAAGTgactttacatttttttttgctgtCTACTAAACTCGAATCAATAcctgaaatgttttaattagtGTAATGTCTCCATAAATTACTGAAAGTTTCTATTAACAGGTGCAAAGAGCAAAAATAAAGTCAATTTATTTGCACGCTTTGTGACGAGTCGCCTAAACGGAATTTCGTTAATTTGCCTGTGTTAGAATTCAACTAATGTGGCAATAACTCTTCGTCTGAAAGTGAATGGTTAATAACGTTCACGCATTACACATAGTTATGCGTTGCGTAATTCGCATATCAATCTTCGTTCTGCAGATGCATTACTCTCCGAATAGCTGTCCGTCCGTCTATCCCACGTTATTGTAGATGAAGaccaattaatatttgttttgaatataACGCAAAGACTTAAGTTTAGGAATGTTCTTATTACTACGTGACATTGAAGTTTTTTTCTATAGGAATACAAATGCAAACATCGCACTACTAATGCTATTATCGAAATCGATTTTATTCGTATTACACCTACCTGTTGAAATCGACGACGCGTGTTCAATCTCGGTTACAAATGTGACCTCTAGACGTCGTCTCAGACTAAAGTTAGCATTTTACTTTTACCATTATTTACAAATcggtttatttctatttttctccACAGAACAAATTACGGTGTACGATGTGGGGATCTAGCTATGTCGTTCAAGTCAATCTTCCAGGATGTAAGAAATGCGGTGGATTACGTTCACATTCACGGAGATCTCAAGAGCAAGACCATCGAGAATCTGGACCTATACTTGAAGAAAGACGACAGACTACCAATGTTCTTGTCGAGGATAAAGGATAGCGGAGCGAAAATTTTCATACTAACAAACAGCGAGTACAACTTCACCGACAAGATTATGACTTATCTATTCGACTTCCCATACGGTGCTAaggtaaataaaactacatacagTCAAACACTATATTTGCATGCCGACACTCTATTACATCACGTTTGAACAAAGAAAAAACGAAATCATGGCCATGCATTGAGTGGCGAACAGCTGACATTTAAACGCTTATCGTTATTACCTACTGCTACTCAGATAAAATTTACAGTTACCCACGGTGATAAAAGATTtacatgtatatatttatttatataaaaatctctTTATCGCTTGGGGTCAATCAATATAAACGATTTCGAAAGTATGCTTATCCTTGTTTATAGCCTGGCGAACCACACAGAAACTGGAAGACTTACTTCGACTGGATCGTAGTGGACGCTAAGAAGCCGCTATTTTTCGGTGAAGGTACTACTCTACGACAAGTGGACACAAAGACTGGGGCCCTAAAAATGGGTCACCACGTCGGGCCCCTGCACGAGGAGCTCGTTTACTCAGGAGGTACTTACATCACttcctttatttattacctatagAATACGCTTGGTATCTGTGTACTTACTGTATTATGCAGTAATGATTGCCTTGTCTCCTCTCTACATTGCCTAAAGGTCGACTGGCAATGCTTAACATTATTTGCTAGTCGACCTTTGTGGTATTCAAGCCCGTTTCTGTACATCAgtgtacatatttacaaattatgtaattGCAAAAACATCTTTTTCACGAGTTACCAATCTGTACGATATGCGTTTGCTAATCTTTTGGATTAGATATGTTAGTTAGGTAAACAGCAGTTTTATAGTAGTTGTATTCGTAGTAACGAATGAGTAAAATTTTGTAAGAATTTCCTGAACGTCGTTTTCCTTTTGTGATTTCTGCATCCTGTATtcatatgtataggtacatagtttacatataatatatcttGATATATGTCCATACTTGACAAGTAGATAACGCTGAAAGCCCGTGTCGTTTAACATTACAATTCTCATAAATTGATATGATAACCATCAGATATGTATGATTAGATATGCGTATTATAACCATGCAaagatttgtatatttttttaaatacgagTTTGTACATTATCCATTCATTATTCAATTATTGTAGATAGGATTAAATtgtatcaaataatataatcaatattaCAGATAATTCGGATTTTAATATGGCAATAATAAGGCGAATATCGATGATTGTAACAGATAACATGGTAAtcgatttattaaaaatgatatttcaTTTTACTGAGTTTTTgagtgactgacagacaacgcagtGGAAAACTCTTTGGGGAGTGAATGGAGTATCGAAAAAGGTTCTTTACACAGTAGTTGGAAACTTGgaaagttaattataattattgtaaatatagaTAAATCCAATATAAATATGACTTATGAGCGTGTGAGTTAGTAACCTCCTTTTTGTTGACATTACTGTGGGACGTGAATGCTGCATAATTAGATAAAACATTATCTTATTCCGAACGCTATATTAAGCACAAACAATATTACTATTATCGCTCAACTTAACGATAGCCGTCACAAGATTATTTACTATCGTATGTATTGTCGTAAATACGTAAATAGTGGAAGATTTTAGCCAAACTTTACTTGATAGTGTTGTGGAGGTTTTTAATGCGTCGGAATTTTTTCTGTCGATATAAAATAAGTAGAGATAGGTTCTTCTACCTAGATGTTTTGTTTTGGAGTTTATCTACATACATTTGaacgaatattttttgtgttttgttaacTTTATGATCGTCAAGAGTTTTTATGTGACATCATATTTCGatcaaaacttaaataaaacattccaaGGTACATTTAAGATAATAACTAGgtacatatttgtatttgacttcatttaaatattatttataaggccTATATGAGTAGTTTCAgtacttgtatatttttacatcattattatatctttGCTACGTCAATATTCTCGACAAGATAATGATGAAAGACAATCACGCTATGAAGCGGATAGTAACCTCATTAGTTTATCAGTATTTTTGGAGTATAATGATGAGTAGGTAAAGATTTCAATGGAATATATTCTGACTAATTTCTTGGTATCAATTTTGagaacttatttttgtttgtttccaaAGGCTTGTTCAGATACACGTAGCTATGATAAGAATGTTGTATTATACAGAGGCAGTCACTTAGCGTTATCTTGTCATTTCTTTGTCAGTGCTTGAGGTAACCCATGATCGCCATTTCGGATTAGCTTATTAGGAATTAGGATTAAGTTCATAATCAGTAAATTCTGTCGTATAGTTACTCAAAGAAGATACTTAGGTACAATGATCTAATCCAGTAGGTATGATTCAGATTCTTCGGTACGATTCAAGATAAAAAGTCtcttagttataatattttatcaagacGAGTGAACATTTTATTGCATCATATCCTTATTTCCCAGAAATCTAATGTGACTAAAGATTTAGTCATAGCGATACCTAATCAAATGCTTAGGTAGGCttttataagaatatttatttaatatatcaagAAGTTTACTGATTGTGAATGTCTCTCTAATATTataagactaataaaataaaactggatAAAATAGGCTGTATTTCTcttcgaaaaataataaaaataaataaaatacttacataactttttcttaaaatggctatcattaaatgtttaattaatccTTCATTTGTAATTCTCCAGGTTCGTGCGATGTGTTCACCGATATGATCGGTGCTAAGGGTAAAGATGTGTTGTACGTCGGCGACCACATATTCGGTGATATCCTGAAGTCCAAGAAGATTGGTGGGTGGCGAACTTTCCTCATAGTGCCCGAGCTAGTTCAGGAGTTGCATGTGTGGACGGACAAGTGCCAGCTGTTTGAACAGCTGCAGGACCTTGACGTCAAACTAGGACATATGTACAAGTATGTATTGCTTTAAATTATATGATAgtttaattgttttacaaaGAACATAAAATCTACACATTTTTCGGCAATATTTGCTAGGTCGGTTAACTCCTGTTTACAAGGCGAGTCTGTTCTAACAACTCTAAACGAATATCCTTATTCCTGGTATTACCTGCCAAGTCCTttgaggaaataaataaaaatgtgttatatgCTTCAAAACCTATTCTGTTATCTCATCTATTTATACTAGTCAgtctagtattatttattagtactaCCTATGTAATCCGaaaccgactgcacggttggtgcggtggctgagcaactggctgccgcgcaacgggtagcgggttcgattcccgcacggagcaactctttgtgtgatccacaaattgttgtttcgggtctgggtgtcatgtgcatgtgaacttgtatgtttgtaaacgcacccacgacacaggagaaaatcctagtgtggggcagggcaacgtttttttttttttttttaaagcaaagGCAAATCCTTAACCCCCTGTGAATGTCGGTAATTTCTAAAGTTGTTCATAAAACGTTATACATAATTAACTTGATAACGATGCTTTAATTTACAGAGATTTAGACTCGGGTACGAAGGTGAAGCCAGATATATCGAAGTTGCGTATTTCTATCCGTGACGTCACACATAAGATGGACTTGGCGTACGGTATGCTGGGATCGCTGTTCCGCTCCGGATCCAGACAGACTTTCTTCTCGTCACAGGTACAGATAGACTAAATAAATCTacactaataatataaagctgaagagtttgtttgtgtgaacGCGCTAATATCTGGAACTACTGTTATtcatttgaaaaaatctttttgtattGGTTAGTccatagtccatttatcaaggaaggctataaaacgtcacgatataatataataaatagtagagcgagtgaaaccgcgcgagactagctagtaaatatttttcttttgcaaAAGACTGGGGATATTGAAACAATGGATAGTAAGAGTTACAAAAATCAAACCAAAACGCACGAGGAGGTCGAATAGAGCGAGCCCATGATGGATTTACGTCGTAAATACGTGTGTCAAGTAGATAACACATTGTGAAACAACTCGAACGAAACGATTATTGTAGACCGTTATGGGTTGTAGTTATGGGTACTTGTAAGTACGTTGTAAGATTTGGGAACCTGAACGTATAGAACATAGTTCTTATTTGCCTACTGTCGCTGTATAACttgaataactttatttttcgaTATAAATAAACTCGCAACGACGAATATAGATGGTAAACAAAATTCCTCCTAACGGTTATG contains:
- the LOC118276080 gene encoding cytosolic purine 5'-nucleotidase isoform X4, coding for MDWNQTPAYWDRIFVNRSLHLENVKFYGFDMDYTLAEYKSPAYETLGFNLTKERLVHKGYPEEILEFEYDPSFPVRGLWFDTLYGNLLKVDAYGNILVCVHGFEFLKHSQVYELYPNKFLTLDESRVYVLNTLFNLPETYLIACLIDYFTNSPQYTRTNYGVRCGDLAMSFKSIFQDVRNAVDYVHIHGDLKSKTIENLDLYLKKDDRLPMFLSRIKDSGAKIFILTNSEYNFTDKIMTYLFDFPYGAKPGEPHRNWKTYFDWIVVDAKKPLFFGEGTTLRQVDTKTGALKMGHHVGPLHEELVYSGGSCDVFTDMIGAKGKDVLYVGDHIFGDILKSKKIGGWRTFLIVPELVQELHVWTDKCQLFEQLQDLDVKLGHMYKDLDSGTKVKPDISKLRISIRDVTHKMDLAYGMLGSLFRSGSRQTFFSSQVVRYADLYAASFLNLMYYPFCYMFRAPAMLMPHESTVAHEQRFTFDKPTIDRSRTSSVPLIIGVGDLPEEISSISSNESNVKGKEKEGGVTFQSTSVPHMRPETPRQLTHTHDEDCSDDEEVAKTAQTK
- the LOC118276080 gene encoding cytosolic purine 5'-nucleotidase isoform X2, producing the protein MNGYKLLNVTLRKHQTLRYFCLSFNLLSNNCKQPLKNMECKFIKKCDVIPENQKLPKKYYRRAEHRIFVNRSLHLENVKFYGFDMDYTLAEYKSPAYETLGFNLTKERLVHKGYPEEILEFEYDPSFPVRGLWFDTLYGNLLKVDAYGNILVCVHGFEFLKHSQVYELYPNKFLTLDESRVYVLNTLFNLPETYLIACLIDYFTNSPQYTRTNYGVRCGDLAMSFKSIFQDVRNAVDYVHIHGDLKSKTIENLDLYLKKDDRLPMFLSRIKDSGAKIFILTNSEYNFTDKIMTYLFDFPYGAKPGEPHRNWKTYFDWIVVDAKKPLFFGEGTTLRQVDTKTGALKMGHHVGPLHEELVYSGGSCDVFTDMIGAKGKDVLYVGDHIFGDILKSKKIGGWRTFLIVPELVQELHVWTDKCQLFEQLQDLDVKLGHMYKDLDSGTKVKPDISKLRISIRDVTHKMDLAYGMLGSLFRSGSRQTFFSSQVVRYADLYAASFLNLMYYPFCYMFRAPAMLMPHESTVAHEQRFTFDKPTIDRSRTSSVPLIIGVGDLPEEISSISSNESNVKGKEKEGGVTFQSTSVPHMRPETPRQLTHTHDEDCSDDEEVAKTAQTK
- the LOC118276080 gene encoding cytosolic purine 5'-nucleotidase isoform X1 — encoded protein: MPDGFESAYPLTPPLNPQELRARANSSSKKKKPVVTFLGDEAVEIPDKSEVGVDKPLSRGDNVELDSIAVSFNTMHTALLDKRVLEHRIFVNRSLHLENVKFYGFDMDYTLAEYKSPAYETLGFNLTKERLVHKGYPEEILEFEYDPSFPVRGLWFDTLYGNLLKVDAYGNILVCVHGFEFLKHSQVYELYPNKFLTLDESRVYVLNTLFNLPETYLIACLIDYFTNSPQYTRTNYGVRCGDLAMSFKSIFQDVRNAVDYVHIHGDLKSKTIENLDLYLKKDDRLPMFLSRIKDSGAKIFILTNSEYNFTDKIMTYLFDFPYGAKPGEPHRNWKTYFDWIVVDAKKPLFFGEGTTLRQVDTKTGALKMGHHVGPLHEELVYSGGSCDVFTDMIGAKGKDVLYVGDHIFGDILKSKKIGGWRTFLIVPELVQELHVWTDKCQLFEQLQDLDVKLGHMYKDLDSGTKVKPDISKLRISIRDVTHKMDLAYGMLGSLFRSGSRQTFFSSQVVRYADLYAASFLNLMYYPFCYMFRAPAMLMPHESTVAHEQRFTFDKPTIDRSRTSSVPLIIGVGDLPEEISSISSNESNVKGKEKEGGVTFQSTSVPHMRPETPRQLTHTHDEDCSDDEEVAKTAQTK
- the LOC118276080 gene encoding cytosolic purine 5'-nucleotidase isoform X3: MNNQRTMANGSKARSKAQPIANGASYGTGDRYTAAPNEIFVNRSLHLENVKFYGFDMDYTLAEYKSPAYETLGFNLTKERLVHKGYPEEILEFEYDPSFPVRGLWFDTLYGNLLKVDAYGNILVCVHGFEFLKHSQVYELYPNKFLTLDESRVYVLNTLFNLPETYLIACLIDYFTNSPQYTRTNYGVRCGDLAMSFKSIFQDVRNAVDYVHIHGDLKSKTIENLDLYLKKDDRLPMFLSRIKDSGAKIFILTNSEYNFTDKIMTYLFDFPYGAKPGEPHRNWKTYFDWIVVDAKKPLFFGEGTTLRQVDTKTGALKMGHHVGPLHEELVYSGGSCDVFTDMIGAKGKDVLYVGDHIFGDILKSKKIGGWRTFLIVPELVQELHVWTDKCQLFEQLQDLDVKLGHMYKDLDSGTKVKPDISKLRISIRDVTHKMDLAYGMLGSLFRSGSRQTFFSSQVVRYADLYAASFLNLMYYPFCYMFRAPAMLMPHESTVAHEQRFTFDKPTIDRSRTSSVPLIIGVGDLPEEISSISSNESNVKGKEKEGGVTFQSTSVPHMRPETPRQLTHTHDEDCSDDEEVAKTAQTK